AGGTACGACCGGGGAGTGCCATCAAAGCCGGGCCTCAGCGGCGTGACGTACAGCCGCCCCAGGTACTCCAGACCGAACACGAACGCGCACACGTAGTCGAACGCGCGGATGACCGGGCCGTACTCCCGCGCGATGTCCGGGACGGTGCCCAGGATCGTCACCACGATCGTCAGCAGGATCAGCGTGACGAGCAGCGCATTGAACAGCCGCTCGGCGGGACCCGCCCCGTCACTCGGGTCGAGGAACGAGTGCAGTTTCACCCGGAAGGTCGTGGGCGCACTCATGCGGGCAGCACCACGTGCGGCGCGAAGGTGGCGCGGTTGTCCGTCACGCGCGAGCGGCCCTCGCGGATACCCAGGCCGCACACCTCGTCCCCCGCGATCCACACGCCCAGCACCGGGTACCGGGGGCCGTCCGCAGCCTGCGCGGTGGGCAGTTCCGTGTACGCCTGCTCGACCACGGGCAGGTCCGCGTACGCGCCGGGCGTGCTGGCCTGACCGGGCAGCTGCACGTTCTGGCCCTCGCGGGAGAACAGCGGTTTGCGCACCACGTCCGCCCCCAGCGCGCCGGACGTCAGCGTGGCGGGCAGCAGGTTCGGGTGGCCGGGGTTCAGTTCGTGCAGCAGCGCCAGCAGGCCCTTGCTGCCGGTCACGGCCTTCCACAGCGGCTCGATGAAGCGCGTGCCGGTGCTCGCCAGGAACGCCGAATCGCGCGATTCCCACGCGAACTCGAACGGCCACAGCCACATCAGCTGCCGGATGGGCAGACTCCAGGTGTCCAGCAGGTACGCCTCCGTGGGGCTGGTGCCCAGCTCCTCGGTGAAGATGAACGACGTGCGCAGCCCAGCCGCCTCGGCCAGTTCCCGCAGGTACGTGACGGTCGCCGCGTCCTCCTCGACGCGGGCGCTGGAGAACGCCACCTCGGTCAGGCCCCGCGCGGCCTTCAGGTGCGCCCACTGCTCGGTCAGGCCCTCATGGATGGTGTTCCACTGCGTCGCCCCGGTGGGCAGCTCACCGCGCGCCCGCTGATCCTCGAGCCACTGCCACTGACTGACCGCCGCCTCCAGCAGACTGGTGGGCGTCTGCGCGTTCACCTCCAGCAGCTTCACGCCGCCCCCGCCGTCATACGCGAGGTCCAGGCGCATGTACACCGTCGGGTCGTCCTGCTCCCAGGAGTCCCGCACGGCACTGTGCAGGAACGCGGGGATGCCCAGTTCCGCCAGCCGCCCGCGTTCGATGGCGTGCCCGGTGGCCTCCAGCACCAGAGTCGTGAGGTCCTGACTGGCCGTGCGCAGGTGCTCGATCTGCGCGGGCGTGAAGGCGTAGTACCCGTCCTCGCTCCAGTACGGCACCGGATGCTCGGGCGTGGGCGCGAACCACGTGAACCCCACCTCGCGCAGCCGCGCCTCCCAGTCCGGGCGGGGGGTGACGGTCCGCCGGATCATCCGCCGTACCCGCTGCCCGAGCTGCTCGCGCGGGCCGAGGTGGTGAACCCGCCCCTCGACACGCTCGACGCCTCGTTCACACTAGAAGAACCGGAGGAGGACCGGGTGGCCGCGCGGGCCGCGACGCCCGCCGCGACCGCCCTGGCGACCTTGCTCGTACTCTTCCCGGTCTTCAGCTTGACGCTGTCGTCACAGTCGATCTCGCCGTCGAGTTCGAGTTCACAGCCGTCCGGGACGGTCTGCGCGCCGTACTGCGCGTACGGCTGGTTCACCTGCTGCGCGGGCTGGTTCGCGCACGACGCGATCAGGGCGGGGAGGACGGCGGTCATCAGGGGCAGGCTGAACTCTTTAGGCATGGGGACTCCGGCACGCGCCGGTCGAGGAGCGCGCAAAGAACGAGTGGGTGAAGTGGAAGTCAGCCGCCGAAGCTGCCCGAGCGGGCGCCGGACATGAAGCCACCCCGGCTGACGGGCGCATTGAAGTTGCCGTACGAGCCGCGTTTGCTGTCGTAGGTCAGGCCCGCGCCGGACACCTTGCCCAGGCGGTCGTAGCCGACGTAGCGGGTGGTGCCGCTCACGACCCGCACGTACGGGCCGTAGTAGCCGCCGCCCGAGCGGTACACGCAGGGGTTGCTCAGGCCCCGGTCGATCAGGACGCGGTTGGCGATCAGGCACTGCTCGTAGCTGCTGTACGTGGTCCGGGAGTACCGGTCCAGGTCGTTCCCGCAGGAGGCCAGCAGGACCGGCAGGGCCGCCATCAGCGGGAAGGTGAAGGACTTGCTCATGCTTCACAGTACGGCGTGAGGCCCGCGCGGGTTGCACACCTTCGCAGGGTGCCCGCGATCACCCGTCCACCTGCCGCCGCCTGCGCCGCGCTGAGGCCCCCATGCCCCAGCAGCAGCGCGTTCGGGGCCGTGCCCAGCGTGTAGGTGTCCAGGGTGGTCACGTGAACGCCCAGCGCGGCCAGTTCCGCCGCCACAACTGAAGCGGGCAGCGCGGGGTGGAGGTGCAGGCAGACGTGCAGGCCCGCCTCGATGCCGCCCAGGTGCGCCAGTCCGTCCAGACCATTCAGTGATTCGGTCAGCGCCGCGCGGACCTGCGCGTGCCAGCGGCGCGAGCGGCGGATGTGCCGGTCCACGTGCCCGCCGGTCAGCAGGTGCGTCAGGGCCGCCTGGACCTGCACGGGCGGCCCGAAGTCCAGCAGCGTCCGCGCCCGCACCAGCCGCGAGAGCAGCAGCGGGGCCGCCACCACGAATCCCGTCCGCACCGAGGGCGTCAGGACCTTGCTCAGCGTGCCCAGGTACAGCACCCGCCCCCCCGCGCCCGTCTGCGCCGCCAGCGCGGCCAGGGGCGGCAGCGGGGGCGCGCCGTAGCGGAACTCGCCGTCGTAGTCGTCCTCGACGATCAGCGCGTCGTGCCGGGCCGCCCACTCCAGCAGCGCCAGCCGCCGGGGCAGGCACATGCGGCCCCCCAGCGGAAACTGGTGGCTGGGCGTCACGTACAACAGCCGCGCGGCGGGCGTGTCCGCGTTCACGATCAGGCCGTCCACGTCCACCGGCACGGGAACGACCTCGTGCCCGGCGTCCAGCAGCACCTGCCGCGCCGCGCGGTACCCCGGATTCTCCATCAGCACCCGCGACCCCGGCGGCAGCAGCGAGCGCACGATCAGGTTCAGGGCGTGCAGCGTCCCGCCCGTCACCAGGACGTCCTCGGCCTGCGCGCCCAGCCCGCGCTGCCGCCCCGCGAACGCCGCCAGGGCCGCGCGCAGCCGCTGTTCGCCCGCCGGATCGGCGTAATCGCCGCTGACCTCCTCGCGCGCCGCGTCCGCCCAGGCCTGCCGCCACGCGCGGCGGTCCAGGGTGGCGGTGCCGGTCACGCCTACCCGGAAGTCCAGCCCCGGCCGCGCGCCATGCCCGTCCACCGGCAGCGGCGGCATGACCGGCAGCCACGCCGGGACGCCCGACGCGCCAGTCGGAACCTGCGGGGCGGGCGCGGGTGTCTCGTCGCGCACGCGGGTGCCGCGCCCCACCTCGGCCTGCGCCGTGCCGTCCGCGAGCAGTTCCGCGTAAGCCGCCTCCACGACGCCGCGCGTGACCCCCAGCGTCCGCGCCAGCGTGCGCGTGCCGGGCAGCGGCGTGCCGCCCGGCAGCAGGCCCGACAGGACCGCCTCGCGGATCTGCCGGGCCAGTTGCGCGTGCAGCGCCTCCGTCTGGTCGCGGCGCAGGTCCAGCGGGAAGGGCAGCTCATCCGCACGGGCCGCCAGTGGCCCCCGCACCTGAGCGGGAAGTGGAGCTTTCGAGGGGGCCACCATGCCCCCTACTCTACGCCCATGACCGAACCCCGTGACCTCCGCCCCATTCCGCCCGCGC
This region of Deinococcus sp. JMULE3 genomic DNA includes:
- a CDS encoding PLP-dependent aminotransferase family protein, which gives rise to MVAPSKAPLPAQVRGPLAARADELPFPLDLRRDQTEALHAQLARQIREAVLSGLLPGGTPLPGTRTLARTLGVTRGVVEAAYAELLADGTAQAEVGRGTRVRDETPAPAPQVPTGASGVPAWLPVMPPLPVDGHGARPGLDFRVGVTGTATLDRRAWRQAWADAAREEVSGDYADPAGEQRLRAALAAFAGRQRGLGAQAEDVLVTGGTLHALNLIVRSLLPPGSRVLMENPGYRAARQVLLDAGHEVVPVPVDVDGLIVNADTPAARLLYVTPSHQFPLGGRMCLPRRLALLEWAARHDALIVEDDYDGEFRYGAPPLPPLAALAAQTGAGGRVLYLGTLSKVLTPSVRTGFVVAAPLLLSRLVRARTLLDFGPPVQVQAALTHLLTGGHVDRHIRRSRRWHAQVRAALTESLNGLDGLAHLGGIEAGLHVCLHLHPALPASVVAAELAALGVHVTTLDTYTLGTAPNALLLGHGGLSAAQAAAGGRVIAGTLRRCATRAGLTPYCEA
- a CDS encoding glutathionylspermidine synthase family protein, whose product is MIRRTVTPRPDWEARLREVGFTWFAPTPEHPVPYWSEDGYYAFTPAQIEHLRTASQDLTTLVLEATGHAIERGRLAELGIPAFLHSAVRDSWEQDDPTVYMRLDLAYDGGGGVKLLEVNAQTPTSLLEAAVSQWQWLEDQRARGELPTGATQWNTIHEGLTEQWAHLKAARGLTEVAFSSARVEEDAATVTYLRELAEAAGLRTSFIFTEELGTSPTEAYLLDTWSLPIRQLMWLWPFEFAWESRDSAFLASTGTRFIEPLWKAVTGSKGLLALLHELNPGHPNLLPATLTSGALGADVVRKPLFSREGQNVQLPGQASTPGAYADLPVVEQAYTELPTAQAADGPRYPVLGVWIAGDEVCGLGIREGRSRVTDNRATFAPHVVLPA